A single Cellulomonas sp. SLBN-39 DNA region contains:
- a CDS encoding DUF3180 domain-containing protein, which produces MTATRWQTLLLTAVGATAVTWSLLRVLVTRGGTPPEVPWLVVAVEVLIAAVVLAMGWAVRQYQQGRRPTLDPMRAARTAVLAKASCYTGALLAGWYGGQALSLLMDGDVPGNGERAAAAGVAALGAVVMVVVGLVVEHFCRIPPPEAEQDLRGTDPAAS; this is translated from the coding sequence ATGACCGCGACCCGCTGGCAGACGCTCCTGCTCACCGCCGTCGGGGCGACGGCGGTGACGTGGTCGCTCCTGCGGGTGCTGGTCACGCGCGGCGGCACGCCGCCGGAGGTGCCGTGGCTCGTCGTGGCCGTCGAGGTGCTGATCGCGGCGGTCGTGCTGGCGATGGGCTGGGCGGTGCGGCAGTACCAGCAGGGGCGGCGCCCGACGCTGGACCCGATGCGGGCCGCGCGCACCGCGGTGCTGGCGAAGGCGTCGTGCTACACCGGGGCGCTGCTCGCGGGCTGGTACGGCGGGCAGGCGCTGTCCCTGCTGATGGACGGCGACGTGCCGGGCAACGGGGAGCGGGCCGCCGCGGCGGGCGTCGCGGCCCTCGGTGCGGTCGTCATGGTCGTCGTCGGGCTCGTCGTCGAGCACTTCTGCCGCATCCCGCCGCCGGAGGCCGAGCAGGACCTGCGCGGCACGGACCCCGCGGCGTCCTGA
- a CDS encoding PH domain-containing protein, whose product MTSDLPATGPFDPADVVWTPVSTRLARVRLLLLALWGVLLLAITGGVAALVGVAWLWALPAVVAALLLWAALLVPRQVRALAYAERDDDLLIRRGIMFRQLVVVPYGRMQYVDVSAGPLARRFRIASVQLHTAAPTTNASIEGLPPEEAARLRDRLASRGEARLAGL is encoded by the coding sequence ATGACGTCCGACCTGCCGGCCACCGGCCCGTTCGACCCCGCCGACGTCGTGTGGACGCCGGTGTCGACCCGGCTCGCGCGCGTGCGGCTCCTTCTCCTCGCCCTGTGGGGGGTGCTGCTGCTCGCGATCACAGGGGGCGTCGCCGCGCTCGTCGGCGTGGCGTGGCTGTGGGCCCTGCCCGCGGTGGTCGCGGCGCTGCTGCTGTGGGCGGCGCTGCTCGTGCCGCGTCAGGTGCGGGCGCTCGCGTACGCCGAGCGCGACGACGACCTGCTGATCCGCCGCGGCATCATGTTCCGCCAGCTCGTCGTCGTGCCGTACGGCCGCATGCAGTACGTCGACGTGTCCGCCGGGCCGCTCGCGCGCCGGTTCCGCATCGCCTCGGTGCAGCTGCACACGGCCGCCCCGACGACGAACGCGTCGATCGAGGGCCTGCCGCCGGAGGAGGCCGCACGCCTGCGCGACCGGCTGGCCTCGCGCGGCGAGGCCCGGCTGGCGGGGCTGTGA